aaaaaatataatttgcTTCTTGTTTTTAAGAAAAAGGATAATATAGAgatgataaaattattaacaataataattgtATAATGTAcatatcaaataaaaaatagtacATACTGataataaatgataaattaataaagaataatataaatatatttaaaaaaaaccattttaagaataatataaaatttgtgttgaattatttattgtattttatGAATAGTTAATGAATgtttgtaaaaaataattttatagtGAGTAAAACAAATAAACATTTTTCTACATGGTCTTTATttgattatttaatatttcacgaaatttatttaatagtCAATTgatatatcaaaaatataattagaaAGAATgcaagaagaaaaagaaagaatagggggaggaaaaagaaaaaaaagatttacaAGAAATCAggatgataaaataaaatggatGAATGATTTCAATAAAGAAATAGATAAACTTCtagaagaattaaaagaaaatgacaATGATGAAAATTGTAAAAAGTTTCTTGAGTTCGTTGATTGTCGTAGGGAATATCTAATGGTTTCGAGCCCTAATAATCCATTTGGAAATAATTCTACGTCTATTGAGGATAATATAAGAAAAGagtcaataaaaaaattatctaatATTACTAATTGTTACAATACTTATAGTAATAATAGGGGGATTACTATAATGCTACGTTTGTTCGATAAATATGACAAAGAAAAACgtaaagaaacaaaaaaattcacTAAAAGTGATGCAAGATGTGAGAGTTTATACTTATGGTTTATTAGTAGGAAAATAGATTTGCATAATATTATGAAAGGCATTCCTTTAGATCATACAGATATTTGGGATAAGTTGAAAAGTGAAGAGTTGTATGGAGAGATACAAAATTCTATAAACAATAGAATCAAAAATTGTGTTATTTCTCATTTTAATACTACAAAATACAATTATATAGGAAATTGGATGTATGCATTTGGTTATGAAAGGGAAATTCATAATATAAAGTTTAAGAGAGGCCTAATTAATGTCACAGAATATGATAATTGGTTAAATGAGAAGGAAAAGAATTTTACTGATCCACAAACATGGAATGTAACAGATATAAAACCCTTTAATGATCATtggaaaattttaaaaaatgaaacacaagaatatagaaataaaatggTTGCCAATCTTAATTGTTCACtaataaatgatttaaataaagcTATAATTACTACTCAAAATTCCTTATTTACTACAGCAAAAGTATCTGAAATTATGAATTTTAGCACTATATCTATTGTAAATGATACTTCTCTACCTACTAAGTATGCATCTAATAAATCTCCACCTACCATTAACCCAATAACTCCATCTTCACTTATTAAATCCGCGTTTGTTGCAAAAAAGGCAGGAACTATGTCTGTACCTACATCAACTGCAGTTACTACATCTAAACCTACTTCATCTGTATTTACTTTATCCCCATATGCTACATTCACatatgttaaaaataaagcaaaAAATGAACTTGCATCTACGTTACCTCCAAATGCTTTATCTGCAACTACCTCATACTCAGCTACTACTTCTAAAGGTATTTCATCTacaaaaatttcatttagtTCTTTTTCTAATCAAATTGTTACAACTCAAGTTCCTGTACTTGAATCACATTTATCTCATAACAATAGTACATCTCAAAATATGTCATACTCGACAACAAAATCTAATATTTTAACTACTCCAAGTACTGTAGAAAATTTATCCAGTTCAATCAGTTTACTTTCTTCTCCTTCCATAGTTAAAACTATTAAAGGTACTTCCACAAGTCCCCCATCTACATTAAACAATACACCTGCTTCAGCGACATCATTTTCTACAGTTAATTCAAATACTCCATCTACTTTACCAGAAACTACATTGATGATCAGTAGTAGTCCATCAACTAATTTCTTTACTGTACAATCAGAAATTACAAgcaaaaatacatataaatataatataagcGGTACATTGAATACAACTACTTCAGTTACATCTATTCCACATGCTCCTACAATAATACCTTCGTACAATGTAGTCCATGATAAAAATCCCGGAGTTACATTAGTAGTTTTTAGTATTTCATTAGGTACAATAATTTTtggaatatttatttttcttcttctctGTAAAGTAAGAAATGTTAACATTTAAGATTGTAAAtgcttttatatttattcaaattatttaCTTGAACtgaagttttattttttaaaaaaaatgtatatacttaaattttgttatatattaCAGTGTACTCCTATTGGTTCCTGGATTGGTAAACGTAAATCAAAGAAAGggaaaattaacaaaaaaaaaaaaaaagtacagTCAAAAGATGCATCAACTACTTGTATATATAGTAAAAGAAAATCAGTAGAAAACATAAAACACTTAGCATCATCTCATGGGATACAACTTCCACCATGTGAAATCACttttgaaaatgaaaatgttgaagaaaaggaaaaatgtAAAGAAATAGAACTGGAAGGAGTAAGAAATGAATTTATAATACAAACCAGAGAACAAacagaagaagaaaaaaataaggaagGATCTATAGAtgataaggaaaaaaaaaaagcagaTGTGAAAAAGGAAAAGTCGAGGCATTGGAATGAAGAAAGGATAAAATATGAAGATAGTAATGTAGAAGATAAAGTAtccataaataaaaaaatgtatagaAAGAAGGtatttatagaaatatatatgacAATATTGGATGAATGCCAAAAAGAGGAGTGGGAATTGCATAGAGAAGATTTTTTACGAATTTGTTTAGATGAATGGAAAtatgataatatattatatgaaGATTTATTGGAAGACGAAAATGCAGTTGAAACAAAAAAGGAAGGATGTAATAGTATTTCATTAGAGGGACAAAAATTGTTCTGTAATAAATATGTGGGAAGGAACAAagaaatattagaaaaatggAAAAGGGAGAAGTGGTTTGAAAATTTGAAGAAGGAATGGGAAAAAGAACAAGAAGATTATGAACAAAAAAGAGATGGATTAGAATTGATggaaatgaaagaaaaaaaaaacactaTGATAGAGaagcaaaaaataatatggaAGCATTGGTTAATAAAGCAAAGAAAATGGTTTATGGAATGTTATAAAGAGAGGTGGTTTAGCGAGTTTTTAAATCAATATGAAAAGGAGGAATGGGAATATAAGAAAGAATTAcctaaagaaaatattttaaatgtaaaaGAAATTGATAGAAATATAGAGAAATTAAAGgaagaagaaaattatgaaataatgaacaacaaaaaaaaattaattaaaaaattgtgGATAGAAATTCACATGATGATATTAGAAGAATGTAAGAAAGAAGAATGGGAGAGAAACAAAGatgaatttattaaaacaagCATGAATGAGTTGAAAATAGAGAAAAATTTAGATGGTAAAACAGATATATTAGAATACGTAAATGAGTTTAGCAATAATGTTATATCAGAGAAGAAAGatgatatagaaaaattgaAAAGAGAAGAATGGTTTACACAGTTAAAGCtaaaatggaaaaataacgaagagaaatataaaaaagaaataaatgaaaaaaaattgatagaAGAAAATGGAGAAAGAACTAGAAATCCTATGTTAGAGAggcaaaaaattatatggaAAAAACATTGGGAAGATATTCAAAAGAAATGGAGAGAAAATGGAAATGAAGAAGAATGTTTTATAATGCTGGATGATGAGTTCGAGAATAAAGagaaagaatataaaa
This genomic window from Plasmodium relictum strain SGS1 genome assembly, contig: PRELSG_00_v1_18, whole genome shotgun sequence contains:
- a CDS encoding surface-associated interspersed protein (SURFIN) codes for the protein MQEEKERIGGGKRKKRFTRNQDDKIKWMNDFNKEIDKLLEELKENDNDENCKKFLEFVDCRREYLMVSSPNNPFGNNSTSIEDNIRKESIKKLSNITNCYNTYSNNRGITIMLRLFDKYDKEKRKETKKFTKSDARCESLYLWFISRKIDLHNIMKGIPLDHTDIWDKLKSEELYGEIQNSINNRIKNCVISHFNTTKYNYIGNWMYAFGYEREIHNIKFKRGLINVTEYDNWLNEKEKNFTDPQTWNVTDIKPFNDHWKILKNETQEYRNKMVANLNCSLINDLNKAIITTQNSLFTTAKVSEIMNFSTISIVNDTSLPTKYASNKSPPTINPITPSSLIKSAFVAKKAGTMSVPTSTAVTTSKPTSSVFTLSPYATFTYVKNKAKNELASTLPPNALSATTSYSATTSKGISSTKISFSSFSNQIVTTQVPVLESHLSHNNSTSQNMSYSTTKSNILTTPSTVENLSSSISLLSSPSIVKTIKGTSTSPPSTLNNTPASATSFSTVNSNTPSTLPETTLMISSSPSTNFFTVQSEITSKNTYKYNISGTLNTTTSVTSIPHAPTIIPSYNVVHDKNPGVTLVVFSISLGTIIFGIFIFLLLCKCTPIGSWIGKRKSKKGKINKKKKKVQSKDASTTCIYSKRKSVENIKHLASSHGIQLPPCEITFENENVEEKEKCKEIELEGVRNEFIIQTREQTEEEKNKEGSIDDKEKKKADVKKEKSRHWNEERIKYEDSNVEDKVSINKKMYRKKVFIEIYMTILDECQKEEWELHREDFLRICLDEWKYDNILYEDLLEDENAVETKKEGCNSISLEGQKLFCNKYVGRNKEILEKWKREKWFENLKKEWEKEQEDYEQKRDGLELMEMKEKKNTMIEKQKIIWKHWLIKQRKWFMECYKERWFSEFLNQYEKEEWEYKKELPKENILNVKEIDRNIEKLKEEENYEIMNNKKKLIKKLWIEIHMMILEECKKEEWERNKDEFIKTSMNELKIEKNLDGKTDILEYVNEFSNNVISEKKDDIEKLKREEWFTQLKLKWKNNEEKYKKEINEKKLIEENGERTRNPMLERQKIIWKKHWEDIQKKWRENGNEEECFIMLDDEFENKEKEYKKEMHKIIEEKKEHERTEEECETIDSIPEERKKEIFRKGEGKTKKHKVSEMANIDKKFNYITMKKKLKWKTMLEIQMVVLEECKKEEWESNKKDFFQICIEEWTNKKALYEDILNKEKILNVDEVFDQIMLKKQTSLWKEWSERNMKMLEKWKKEEWFNKLKKEWKNYEKIYPEKIEEKKIEVLKNRIENPMLERQKRIWREWLRRHLGIIEEWNKESWFVEVLNDYEKEENKELQVKEIKNSSEKIEKDERIIDVVKEQLDETTKKKLICRLWIEIHMAIIEECKKEELESIKDEYLKLYIEEKKKKEEMYEKGMEKQERVDVSKKNKWNVLIEMEKKEKSKMVDIHKKTKWNILVEMKKRQWNSWKKQEWFQEWKENWKKEEMKHMEEGIRNPVLEQNVLWNKQWLEKQRNILKKNNKQNSPNGSMSQRYKKKEKIDNISSELDITIL